The Candidatus Binatia bacterium genome includes the window GAAGCCCGGATCGTAGCTGACGAGACCAGGATCGTCCGGGGAGACCTTGATCTGCTTGAGATCGGCAGCCCGGATCGCGCCGAGCTCGATCGGGATCTCGTACTGCTTCCCCGTGCGGTTGTCGGTGATCGTCAGCGTGTCCTTGGGCATGTCGTTCTCACTCCCTGGCAATGCTGGCTCCATATCATGGCGGCACGGGCGAGAGGTCCGCGCTTGCGCCGCCCGGTGGCTCGAGTGACCGCTCGGCGCGGCCACGTCGCGAAGGTCCCAAACTTCTAACCGATCGTGCGCGCGATGCCATGCGTGCGCGCGCATGCAGGATCGGGGGCCGCGGTTGACCCCGCGACCTCGGGCCCGCATCATTTTTTCGTGGCATACGGGCCAGAAGCGGCGCTGATCGTGGTCGACGTCCAGAACGATTTCGCCGACCCGAAGGGCGCGCTGTACGTGCGCGGCGGCGAGGACGTCGTCCCGGTCGCGAACCGCGAGATCCGCCGCGCGCGCGAGGCCGGCGCCGTCGTGGTCTACACCCAGGACTGGCACCCCGAGAGCACGCCGCACTTCGAGAAGGACGGCGGCATCTGGCCGGTGCACTGCGTGCAGGGGTCGTGGGGCGCGGAGCTGCACCCGGAGCTCCTGCGCGTCGAGGCGATCTCGGTGAAGAGCGGTGCGAACGGCACCGACGGCTACTCGGCCTTCCGCGAGCGCCACCCGCTGACCGGCGAGGAGACCGACACCGGGCTCGCCGACCAGCTGCGCGCGCGCGGCGTGAAGCGCGTCGTCGTGCTCGGCCTCGCGACCGACTACTGCGTGCGGGCGACCGCCCTCGACGCGGTCCGCGAGGGCTTCGCCACCACCGTGCTGCGCGAGGGCGTGCGCCCGGTCGACCGCCAGCCCGGCGACGGCGAGCGCGCGCTCGAGGAGATGCGGCAGGCCGGGATCGAGGTTTCGTAGCCGGCGCCGAGTCGGCTACTCAGGGCGCGATGTCCGCATCCAGCGAGCCCCCCTACGCGGCCGACGTCGCGCTGCTCACCGACCTCTACGAGCTCACCATGGCGGCGAGCTACGTCGAGCACGACCTCGACGCCGAGGCGACCTTCGATCTCTTCGTACGCGCGCTGCCGCCCGAGCGCGCGTTCCTCGTCGCGTGCGGGCTCGAGCGTGCGCTCGACTACCTCGAGACGCTGCGCTTCGACGAGGCCTCGCTCGCCTACCTCGATGGGCTCGGCATCTTCCGTCCGGCGTTCCTCGACCGCCTCGCGCGGCTGCGGTTCACCGGCGAGGTGTGGGCCATCCCCGAGGGCGAGGTTTGCTTCGCCAACGAACCTCTTTTGCGCTTGACGGGGCCGCTGGTCGAGGTGCAGATCGTCGAGACCTTCCTGCTCAACTGCGTCGGCTTCCAGACGATGATCGCCTCGAAGGCGGCGCGCGTCGCGCTCGCCTGCGGGGAGCGGCGCTTCGTCGACTTCTCGGCGCGCCGCGACCACGGCGCCGACGCCGCGGTCGAGGGCGCGCGCGCGGCGTGCATCGGCGGCGCGGTCGCGACCTCGAACGTGCTGGCCGGCAAGCGCTACGGGCTCGCGCTCGCGGGCACCATGGCGCACTCGTACGTGATGAGCTTCGCGAGCGAATACGAGGCGTTTCGCACCTTCGCGCG containing:
- a CDS encoding isochorismatase family protein, with translation MAYGPEAALIVVDVQNDFADPKGALYVRGGEDVVPVANREIRRAREAGAVVVYTQDWHPESTPHFEKDGGIWPVHCVQGSWGAELHPELLRVEAISVKSGANGTDGYSAFRERHPLTGEETDTGLADQLRARGVKRVVVLGLATDYCVRATALDAVREGFATTVLREGVRPVDRQPGDGERALEEMRQAGIEVS